A window of the Canis lupus baileyi chromosome 1, mCanLup2.hap1, whole genome shotgun sequence genome harbors these coding sequences:
- the LTBP4 gene encoding latent-transforming growth factor beta-binding protein 4 isoform X5 — translation MAGGARVSLLVLLALLGPQPVLGRPRERLRVRFTPAVCGLRCVHGPTGSRCTPTCAPRNATSVDSGAPGGAAPGGPGFRAFLCPLICHNGGVCVKPDRCLCPPDFAGKFCQLHSSGARPPAPAMPGLTRSVYTMPLANHRDDEHGVASMVSVHVEHPQEASVVVHQVERVSGSWEEADAAAVARAEAAARAEAAAPYTVLAQSAPREDSYSDASGFGYCFRELRGGECASPLPGLRTQEVCCRGAGLAWGVHDCQSCSEHLGISDRVGTPDGPCPTGFERVNGSCQDVDECATGGRCQHGECANTHGGYTCVCPDGFLHDSSRSSCISQHVISEAKGPCFRVLRDGGCSLPILRNITKQICCCSRVGKAWGRGCQLCPPFGSEGFREICPAGPGYHYSASDLRYNTRPLGQEPPRVSLSHRAPPSTPRPPTGFLPTHRPEPPPEPRPGPELPLPSIPAWSGPEISESGPSAGVCQRSPQVCGSGRCIPRPSGYTCACDSGFRLSPQGTHCIDVDECRRVPPPCAPGRCENTPGSFRCVCGQGFRAGLRASECLDVDECHRVPPPCDRGRCENTPGSFLCVCPAGYQAAPHGAGCQDVDECTQSPGLCGRGVCENLSGSFRCVCPAGFRGSACEEDVDECAQEPPPCGPGRCDNTAGSFHCACPAGFRSRGPGAPCQDVDECARTPPPCAYGRCENTEGGFQCVCPTGFQPNAAGSECEDVDECENHLACPGQECVNSPGSFQCRACPAGHHLQHGRCTDVDECSSGASCGPHGHCINTEGSFRCSCAPGYRAPAGRPGPCADVNECLEGDFCFPHGECLNTDGSFACTCAPGYRPGPRGASCLDVDECSEEDLCQSGICTNTDGSFECVCPPGHRAGPDLASCLDVDECRERGPALCGSQRCENSPGSYRCVRDCEPGYHAGPEGTCDDVDECQEYGSAICGAQRCENTPGSYRCTPACDPGYQPTPGGGCQDVDECRNRSFCGAHAVCQNLPGSFQCLCDQGYEGARDGRHCVDVNECETLQGVCGAALCENVEGSFLCVCPTSPEEFDPMTGRCVPPRTSPGTFPGSQPQAPASPGLPARPPPPSPPRRPSPPRQGPVGSGRRECYFDTAAPDACDNILARNVTWQECCCTVGEGWGSGCRIQQCPSTETAEYQSLCPHGRGYLAPSGDLSLRRDVDECQLFRDQVCKSGVCVNTAPGYSCYCSNGYYYHAQRLECVDNDECADEEPACEGGSCVNTVGSYHCTCEPPLVLDGSRRRCVSNESQSLDDNLGVCWQEVGADLVCSRPRLDRQATYTECCCLYGEAWGMDCALCPAQDSDDFEALCNVLRPPAYGPPRPGGFGLPYEYGPDLGPPYQGLPYGPELYPPPVLPYDPYPPPPGPFARREAPYGAPPYDMPDFEDDGGPYGESEAAAPPGPGTRWRYRSRDTRGSFPEPEESPEGGSYPGTLSGPYEGLEAEECGILDGCAHGRCVRVPEGFTCDCFTGYRLDMTRMACVDINECDEAEAASPLCVNARCVNTDGSFRCVCRPGFAPSHQPHHCTPARPRA, via the exons ATGGCGGGCGGCGCGCGGGTGTCGCTATTGGTGCTGCTGGCGCTGCTCGGGCCGCAGCCCGTGCTGGGCCGGCCCCGAGAGCGCCTCCGCGTGCGCTTCACCCCGGCCGTGTGCGGCCTGCGCTGCGTCCATGGGCCAACCGGCTCCCGCTGTACCCCGACCTGCGCGCCCCGCAACGCCACCAGCGTGGACAGCGGCGCGCCcggcggggcggccccggggggACCCGGCTTCCGCGCCT tCCTGTGTCCCTTGATCTGTCACAACGGCGGGGTGTGCGTGAAGCCTGACCGCTGCCTCTGTCCCCCGGACTTCGCTGGCAAGTTCTGCCAGCTGCATTCCTCGGGCGCCCGGCCACCGGCCCCGGCCATGCCAGGCCTCACCCGCTCGGTGTACACCATGCCACTGGCCAACCACCGCGACGACGAGCACG GTGTGGCGTCCATGGTGAGCGTCCACGTGGAGCACCCGCAGGAGGCGTCCGTGGTGGTGCACCAGGTGGAGCGCGTGTCGGGCTCCTGGGAGGAGGCGGACGCCGCGGCGGTGGCgcgggcggaggcggcggcgcgggcggaggcggcggcgcccTACACGGTGCTGGCCCAGAGCGCGCCGCGCGAGGACAGCTATTCGGATGCCTCCGGCTTCGGTTACTGCTTTCGGGAGCTGCGCGGAGGCGAA TGTGCGTCCCCGCTGCCCGGGCTCCGGACTCAGGAGGTGTGCTGCCGAGGGGCAGGCTTGGCCTGGGGCGTGCACGACTGTCAGTCCTGTTCGGAGCACCTGG gGATTTCCGACCGAGTAGGGACCCCAGATGGACCGTGTCCAACCGGCTTTGAAAGGGTTAATGGGTCCTGCCAAG ATGTGGATGAATGCGCGACCGGCGGACGTTGCCAGCACGGGGAGTGTGCGAACACGCACGGCGGGTACACCTGCGTGTGCCCCGACGGCTTCCTGCACGACTCCTCCCGCAGCAGCTGCATCT cccagcacgTGATCTCAGAGGCCAAAGGGCCCTGCTTCCGCGTGCTCCGCGACGGTGGCTGCTCGCTGCCCATTTTGCGCAACATCACCAAGCAGATCTGCTGCTGTAGCCGCGTGGGCAAAGCCTGGGGTCGAGGCTGCCAGCTCTGCCCACCCTTCGGCTCAG AGGGTTTTCGAGAGATCTGCCCTGCTGGCCCTGGCTACCACTACTCAGCCTCTGACCTCCGCTACAACACCAGGCCCCTGGGCCAGGAGCCACCCCGAGTGTCCCTCAGCCACCGggctccaccctccacccctagGCCACCCACAG GCTTTCTGCCCACCCATCGTCCAGAACCCCCACCTGAGCCCAGGCCGGGCCCTGAGCTTCCCCTGCCCAGCATCCCTGCCTGGTCTGGTCCTGAGATCTCTGAATCAG GTCCTTCTGCGGGCGTGTGTCAGCGCAGTCCCCAGGTCTGCGGCTCGGGACGCTGCATCCCACGGCCCAGTGGCTACACCTGCGCGTGCGACTCTGGCTTCCGACTCAGCCCGCAGGGCACACACTGCATCG ACGTGGACGAATGTCGCCGCGTGCCCCCGCCCTGTGCCCCCGGGCGCTGTGAAAACACGCCGGGAAGCTTCCGTTGCGTGTGCGGCCAGGGCTTCCGAGCGGGCCTGCGGGCTTCGGAGTGCCTGG ACGTGGACGAGTGCCACCGCGTGCCCCCGCCGTGTGACCGCGGGCGGTGCGAGAACACGCCGGGCAGCTTCCTGTGCGTGTGCCCCGCTGGGTACCAGGCTGCTCCCCACGGAGCCGGCTGCCAGG ATGTGGACGAGTGCACGCAGAGCCCAGGCCTTTGTGGCAGAGGGGTCTGTGAGAACCTGTCCGGCTCTTTCCGCTGTGTTTGCCCGGCTGGCTTCCGGGGCTCGGCGTGTGAAGAAGATGTGGATGAGTGTGCCCAAGAGCCACCGCCCTGTGGGCCAGGCCGCTGTGACAACACGGCTGGCTCCTTCCACTGTGCCTGCCCGGCTGGCTTCCGCTCCCGAGGGCCGGGGGCCCCGTGCCAAG ATGTGGATGAGTGTGCCCGAACCCCCCCGCCCTGCGCCTATGGCCGGTGTGAGAACACAGAAGGTGGCTTCCAGTGCGTCTGCCCCACAGGCTTCCAACCCAACGCGGCTGGCTCCGAGTGCGAGG ATGTGGATGAGTGTGAGAATCACCTGGCATGTCCTGGGCAGGAGTGTGTGAACTCGCCCGGCTCCTTCCAGTGCAGGGCCTGTCCTGCTGGCCACCACCTGCAGCATGGCCGGTGCACTG ATGTGGACGAGTGCAGTTCGGGTGCCTCTTGCGGCCCCCATGGCCACTGCATCAACACGGAGGGCTCCTTCCGCTGCAGCTGTGCACCGGGCTACCGGGCGCCGGCGGGTCGGCCTGGGCCCTGCGCAG ACGTGAACGAGTGCCTGGAGGGCGATTTCTGTTTCCCCCACGGCGAGTGCCTCAACACCGACGGCTCCTTTGCCTGCACCTGCGCCCCGGGCTACCGGCCCGGACCCCGCGGAGCCTCTTGCCTCG ACGTGGACGAGTGCAGCGAGGAGGACCTCTGCCAGAGCGGCATCTGTACCAACACCGACGGCTCCTTCGAGTGCGTCTGTCCTCCGGGACATCGCGCCGGCCCCGACCTGGCCTCCTGCCTCG aCGTGGACGAATGTCGCGAGCGGGGCCCGGCCCTGTGCGGCTCCCAGCGTTGTGAGAATTCCCCCGGCTCCTACCGCTGTGTCCGAGACTGCGAGCCCGGCTACCACGCGGGCCCCGAGGGCACCTGTGACG ATGTGGATGAGTGCCAAGAATATGGCTCAGCGATTTGTGGAGCCCAGCGCTGTGAGAACACCCCTGGCTCCTACCGCTGCACACCAGCCTGTGACCCTGGCTATCAGCCCACGCCAGGGGGCGGCTGCCAGG ATGTGGACGAGTGCCGGAATCGATCCTTCTGCGGGGCCCATGCCGTGTGCCAGAACCTGCCTGGCTCCTTCCAGTGCCTCTGTGACCAGGGATACGAGGGGGCCAGGGACGGGCGTCACTGCGTGG ATGTGAATGAATGTGAAACGCTACAGGGTGTGTGTGGAGCTGCCCTGTGTGAGAATGTCGAAGGCTCCTTCCTCTGTGTCTGCCCCACCAGCCCTGAGGAGTTTGACCCCATGACTGGACGTTGTGTTCCCCCACGAACTTCTCCTG GCACATTCCCCGGCTCACAGCCCCAGGCACCTGCCAGCCCAGGTCTGCCTGCCCGGCCACCTCCACCATCCCCACCCCGCCGGCCCAGCCCACCCAGACAGGGCCCTGTGGGCAGTGGGCGCCGGGAGTGCTACTTTGACACGGCGGCTCCGGATGCATGTGACAACATCCTGGCACGGAATGTGACATGGCAAGAGTGCTGCTGCACCgtgggtgagggctggggcagCGGCTGCCGCATCCAGCAGTGCCCCAGCACCGAGACAG CCGAGTACCAGTCACTGTGCCCCCACGGCCGGGGCTACCTGGCACCGAGCGGAGACCTGAGCCTCCGGAGGG ACGTGGACGAGTGCCAGCTCTTCCGAGACCAGGTGTGCAAGAGCGGCGTGTGCGTGAACACGGCCCCAGGCTACTCATGTTATTGCAGCAACGGCTACTACTACCATGCCCAGCGACTGGAGTGCGTCG ATAATGACGAGTGCGCGGACGAGGAGCCGGCGTGTGAGGGCGGCAGCTGCGTCAACACCGTGGGCTCCTATCACTGCACGTGCGAGCCCCCGCTGGTGCTGGACGGCTCCCGGCGCCGCTGCGTCTCCAACGAGAGCCAGAGCCTCG ATGACAATCTGGGAGTGTGCTGGCAGGAAGTAGGAGCTGACCTCGTGTGTAGCCGCCCCCGGCTGGACCGCCAGGCCACCTATACAGAGTGCTGCTGCCTCTACGGAGAGGCCTGGGGAATGGACTGTGCCCTCTGCCCTGCCCAGGACTCAG ATGACTTTGAGGCCCTGTGCAACGTGCTACGCCCGCCAGCATATGGTCCCCCGAGACCAGGTGGCTTTGGACTCCCTTATGAATATGGCCCTGACCTGGGTCCACCCTACCAGGGCCTTCCCTATGGGCCTGAGTTGTACCCACCACCTGTGCTACCCTACGACCCCTACCCACCACCTCCTGGGCCCTTTGCCCGCCGGGAGGCCCCATACGGAGCACCACCCTATGACATGCCAGACTTTGAAGACGACGGTGGCCCCTATGGTGAATCTGAGGCTGCGGCGCCACCTGGCCCAGGAACCCGCTGGCGCTATCGGTCCCGCGACACCCGGGGCTCCTTCCCAGAACCCGAGGAGTCACCTGAAGGGGGAAGCTATCCTG GCACCCTGTCCGGGCCCTATGAGGGACTGGAGGCGGAGGAGTGCGGGATCCTGGACGGCTGTGCCCACGGCCGCTGCGTGCGCGTCCCCGAGGGCTTCACCTGCGACTGCTTCACCGGCTACCGCCTGGACATGACCCGCATGGCCTGCGTCG